A genomic stretch from Hemibagrus wyckioides isolate EC202008001 linkage group LG18, SWU_Hwy_1.0, whole genome shotgun sequence includes:
- the ulk1b gene encoding serine/threonine-protein kinase ULK1 isoform X4, producing METVGKFEFSRKDLIGHGAFAVVFKGRHREKHDWEVAVKCINKKNLAKSQTLLGKEIKILKELKHENIVALHDFQETASSVYLVMEYCNGGDLADYLHSKGTLSEDTIRVFLQQIAGAMRVLQAKGIIHRDLKPQNILLSHPAGRKSHTNNTCIKIADFGFARHLQNNMMAATLCGSPMYMAPEVIMSQNYDAKADLWSIGTIVFQCLTGKAPFQASSPQDLRMFYEKNKNLSPNIPRETSSHLRHLLLGLLQRNHKDRMDFDEFFKHPFLEASSTMKKSAPVTLTCFPSSGSASSCSSSSTSHLASPPQSLGEIQQNRAKALASPTQDSPGFLLKDSAGGGGSSKNSSCDTDDFVMVPAHFPSELTCEMPSGKVLQDSLMYSGSLLASGSQGNQAKSLPRSPSYSSSAPPAGPPEHSLSNCSNYGQSVPIPVPTQIHNYQRMEQNLHSPSQDGSPRCTPVRRCSSGSPLGCGRTGPSPPHHSTFTTRRLSIGGIKPLQLSPQALQLPDAKSRSRQHGLGSRLHSAPCLLEAAGGCRQTIRKQHSDPVVAPQGGAMALRPLHSSPRLSELMQRSPLPTILGSPSRAMSPFEFPKPPSSPNMVTFLTQQGLVFPSSPSRPCQGETGMPAAFQPEDTKTFGRSQSSGRLSDMLLMAAFGGQLGDRGSTENLSADRAIDIAAPATGGTMVVGSGSPARVVFTVGSPPSGGTPPHTSRSRKFSACSSSSISPVGSLTSRYPQTGMCLDGFEASSSPRYGLTDPISANLEGAVMFEAPELPEETLMEQEHTEILQRLRFTLDFARCIVEVAASRGGEAGQADQPLTCLHQQESVVADQISSLSREWSHAEQLVLYMKTAELLSTALHTAMEGIKQGKLYPSTTVKQVVRRLNDVYKSSVSSCRSLSARLERFFTRKQRLMDHINTITAERLIFSHTVQMVQAAALDEMFHQGEASVQRYHKALLLMEGLSLLLTEQADILSVSKCKQCIERRLTALQTGLCV from the exons gAAACGGCGAGCTCTGTGTATTTGGTGATGGAG TACTGTAACGGAGGAGACCTGGCCGACTACTTGCACT ccaaaggCACACTGAGCGAGGACACCATCCGTGTGTTCTTGCAGCAGATAGCAGGCGCTATGAGAGTGCTGCAGGCCAAAGGCATCATCCACAGAGACCTGAAACCACAGAACATCCTGCTGTCCCATCCAGCCGGCCGCAAGTCCCACACCAACAACACCTGCATCAAAATAG CTGACTTTGGCTTTGCACGGCACCTCCAGAACAACATGATGGCTGCTACCCTTTGCGGCTCTCCCATGTATATG GCTCCAGAGGTTATCATGTCACAGAACTACGATGCCAAGGCTGACCTGTGGAGTATAGGAACCATTGTGTTTCAGTGCCTGACTGGGAAAGCCCCATTTCAA GCCAGCAGTCCTCAGGACCTCCGCATGTTTTATGAGAAGAATAAGAATCTTAGCCCAAA catTCCCAGAGAGACGTCCAGCCACCTGAGGCACTTGCTTCTTGGCCTGCTGCAGAGGAACCATAAGGACCGCATGGACTTTG ATGAATTCTTCAAGCACCCTTTCCTCGAGGCAAGCTCCACCATGAAGAAGT CTGCACCGGTGACCCTGACCTGCTTTCCCAGCTCAGGATCAGCAAGCTCATGTAGCAGCTCCTCCACCTCACACCTTGCTTCTCctcct CAGTCCCTTGGTGAGATCCAGCAGAATCGAGCCAAAGCGTTGGCCTCCCCTACCCAGGATTCTCCAGGTTTCTTGCTGAAGGATTCAGCTGGTGGTGGAGGAAGCAGTAAGAACTCTTCCTGTGACACAGATGACTTTGTCATGGTTCCGGCTCATTTCCCCA GTGAGCTGACATGTGAAATGCCCTCAGGGAAGGTGCTTCAGGATAGTCTTATGTATAGTGG TTCTCTTCTTGCTTCTGGAAGTCAGGGCAATCAGGCCAAGTCTCTTCCACGCTCACCCTCTTACAGCAGCTCCGCACCACCAGCTGG GCCTCCTGAACACTCTTTGAGCAACTGTAGTAACTATGGACAGTCCGTACCCATTCCAGTGCCCACACAGATTCACAACTATCAGCGTATGGAGCAAAACCTGCACTCTCCCAGCCAGGATGGCTCCCCACG gTGCACTCCAGTGCGGCGGTGCAGCAGTGGCAGTCCCCTTGGTTGTGGAAGGACAGGACCATCTCCCCCTCATCACTCAACATTCACCACCCGCAGACTGTCTATTGGAGGCATCAAACCACTTCAGCTCTCCCCACAGG CTCTTCAGCTACCCGATGCTAAGTCCAGATCCAGGCAGCATGGGCTGGGCTCACGCCTCCACAGTGCCCCCTGCCTGCTGGAGGCCGCTGGCGGCTGCAGGCAGACGATCAGGAAACAGCACTCGGACCCCGTGGTGGCCCCGCAGGGAGGCGCGATGGCCCTGAGGCCCCTACATTCCTCTCCCCGACTCAGTGAACTGATGCAGCGCAGTCCTTTACCCACCATCCTAGGATCACCATCAAGA GCCATGTCCCCGTTTGAGTTCCCAAAGCCGCCCAGCTCGCCGAACATGGTGACATTTCTGACTCAGCAGGGTTTAGTTTTCCCTTCATCTCCCAGTCGGCCATGCCAGGGAGAAACAGGCATGCCTGCTGCTTTCCAACCCGAGGACACCAAGACTTTTGGGAG GTCGCAGAGCTCTGGTCGTCTGTCGGACATGCTGTTAATGGCGGCATTCGGGGGACAGCTCGGAGACAGAGGCAGCACGGAGAACCTCAGTGCTGACAGAGCAATCGACATCGCAG CGCCTGCTACTGGTGGGACCATGGTGGTGGGTTCAGGCAGTCCTGCAAGAGTGGTGTTCACTGTGGGCTCGCCCCCCAGCGGAGGAACACCACCCCACACCTCTCGTTCTAGAAAATTCTCAG CATGCTCCTCAAGCTCCATCAGTCCCGTGGGGTCCCTCACCAGCCGTTACCCTCAGACAGGCATGTGTTTGGATGGTTTTGAGGCCTCATCCAGTCCTCGTTACGGTCTCACCGACCCCATCTCAGCCAACTTGGAGGGTGCTGTGATGTTTGAGGCCCCCGAACTCCCAGAAGAAACGCTCATGGAG caggAGCACACAGAGATTCTGCAGAGGCTTCGGTTCACGCTGGATTTTGCTCGCTGTATAGTGGAGGTGGCAGCGTCGAGAGGTGGAGAAGCCGGACAAGCCGATCAGCCCTTGACCTGCCTACACCAGCAAGAAAGCGTTGTGGCCGACCAGATCAGTTCTCTGAGCCGCGAAtggag tcaCGCTGAGCAGTTGGTGCTGTACATGAAGACTGCAGAGCTCCTGTCCACTGCACTGCACACAGCCATGGAGGGGATCAAACAGGGCAAACTGTATCCCTCCACCACGGTCAAACAAG TGGTCAGGAGACTAAACGATGTGTACAAGTCGAGCGTGTCTTCATGCCGCTCCCTGAGTGCGCGTCTGGAGCGTTTCTTTACCCGAAAGCAACGGCTGATGGAccacatcaacaccatcactgCAGAAAGGCTCATCTTTAGCCACACTGTGCAGATG GTGCAGGCTGCAGCTCTGGATGAGATGTTTCACCAGGGCGAGGCTTCAGTACAGCGCTACCACAAAGCCTTGCTGTTGATGGAGGGTCtgtcactgctcctcactgagCAGGCCGACATCCTGAGCGTCAGCAAGT gCAAGCAGTGTATCGAGCGTCGCCTCACTGCACTGCAGACGGGCCTCTGTGTATAG